A single region of the Maylandia zebra isolate NMK-2024a linkage group LG17, Mzebra_GT3a, whole genome shotgun sequence genome encodes:
- the LOC143413163 gene encoding uncharacterized protein LOC143413163, whose product MTWWLLSTAAALTMAGLLTFASVRDNKSRYMEKRQTLYDKGKYTKFPHGYATNFWWQFMNTTAHLNNKTDCYACTHMPLSSQTSGLWPYSIPEDRSWCLLGLATHPGYGTLWSKANYSIPAKATWRSSSLTNVNCSGQTYLLTWPQVSDPLPDVILLNKLNASQLPVCVMNNGSRAVGELPTHLCKHIYTFCPPRNERKCMACSINATCASNTTLMGLNCRSDYSYRMPLQTKTQYQTGCARTAPSSRGTRVLADWYFLCGNKAYLSLPEGWGGLCALVELSDHVFFMQSVAHHPSSRQRREVDIASPNSFGITVDTGVPGEFRIWGGGVKFLQSLIPGIGVAEVRDHVEINRYALLRHINLTKTLGTALAGEQQAIRTMVLQNRLTLDLLTASQGGVCKLIGETCCTFIPDGYETGGDIYEALQNLTALQKYVTDHTPGAATAQGWLDWLFSGSWLAAVAKPFFLLGLIMIALLILVLCVLPCLRVMISKMITTTMTAYVAVPEEEQHPVAILLEENLY is encoded by the coding sequence ATGACGTGGTGGCTCTTATCAACTGCAGCGGCCCTGACCATGGCCGGGCTCCTCACCTTTGCTTCCGTGAGGGACAACAAGTCACGCTACATGGagaaaaggcagacactgtATGACAAAGGAAAGTACACCAAGTTTCCCCATGGATACGCCACCAACTtctggtggcagtttatgaacactACAGCTCACCTGAATAACAAAACTGACTGCTATGCATGTACCCATATGCCCCTATCCTCGCAGACGTCTGGCCTGTGGCCGTACAGCATACCTGAAGATCGCAGTTGGTGTCTGTTGGGCCTGGCAACACATCCAGGCTACGGTACTCTTTGGTCCAAAGCCAACTACAGCATCCCAGCAAAAGCAACCTGGAGGTCATCATCACTCACAAATGTGAACTGTTCCGGACAGACCTACCTACTGACCTGGCCCCAAGTCTCAGACCCACTGCCTGATGTAATTCTACTGAACAAACTGAACGCATCACAACTGCCAGTATGTGTGATGAACAATGGCTCGCGGGCAGTGGGGGAGCTGCCTACTCACCTATGTAAGCACATATACACTTTCTGCCCACCAAGGAACGAGAGGAAGTGTATGGCCTGTTCAATCAACGCCACCTGTGCCAGTAACACGACGCTGATGGGCCTAAACTGTCGCTCCGACTACAGCTACCGAATGCCactacaaacaaagactcaGTACCAGACAGGATGTGCACGGACGGCACCCAGCAGCAGAGGAACCAGAGTTTTGGCTGACTGGTACTTCCTATGTGGCAACAAGGCTTATCTGTCACTCCCTGAAGGTTGGGGAGGTCTGTGCGCCCTGGTGGAATTATCAGATCACGTTTTCTTCATGCAAAGTGTTGCACATCACCCAAGCAGCCGGCAGAGACGTGAAGTGGACATCGCCTCCCCCAATTCTTTCGGCATTACCGTGGACACTGGAGTGCCGGGAGAGTTTCGCATCTGGGGAGGAGGAGTGAAATTCTTACAGAGCTTGATCCCCGGCATTGGAGTTGCCGAGGTGCGGGATCACGTGGAGATCAACCGATATGCTCTGCTACGACACATCAACTTGACTAAGACCCTGGGAACTGCCTTAGCAGGAGAACAGCAGGCCATCAGAACGatggtgctgcagaacagactgacactagacctgctaacagcatcacaaggaggagTTTGCAAGCTGATCGGGGAAACATGTTGCACTTTTATCCCTGATGGATACGAAACTGGAGGAGACATTTATGAAGCTTTGCAGAATTTGACCGCTCTGCAAAAATATGTCACTGACCACACACCTGGAGCAGCTACAGCACAAGGCTGGCTTGACTGGCTGTTCAGCGGTTCATGGCTGGCTGCTGTAGCAAAGCCATTTTTTCTTCTAGGTCTCATCATGATAGCACTGCTCATattagtgttgtgtgtgttgccatgcctaagagtaatgatttcaaagatgataacaactacaatgactgcttatgttgccgtgcctgaagaagaacaacatcccgttgcaattctgttagaggagaacTTGTACTAG